A window from Pseudoliparis swirei isolate HS2019 ecotype Mariana Trench chromosome 17, NWPU_hadal_v1, whole genome shotgun sequence encodes these proteins:
- the itprip gene encoding inositol 1,4,5-trisphosphate receptor-interacting protein, whose product MQGAVARVCMVVAAAILNHPLRFPQENATLAEQDEELVARMRQHEERLKMEQARFEEELSRPEEEPEETRSEEGSSWYFWSAVSVVLFFAIEVSRSQGGADAAIRPVEDDDVFSEGGSVTAGTVVLDKDALSNFCDDCASASARENWRVRGFVEGFADDLLESLRSVCDRWADMEVGDFVGVGSMFESWKVCKPLMCDLIVPLSPPEPYSFRFHLWCGPSGDMPPDMQGCGRIKVTRERERGCLCGAADLGDDVLCLLHGTDEPLGDEPLCAGNTRFLAKDQVMKWFQISVTRAWARISYKYDFELNFRNLDAAGALKIRFRSGKVVVLNVIPAVRLEDTDAYFVLRFPSDSDGAPDPCWPLSFAVYERNLLKHFSKRLPQNSCHLHCLRIVTFLHRKQTELTGKSGLTNYHVKTALLHLLMTEGASAWSIGSTERRLRDVLGFLQRSLHEKRLHHALIGNRNVPEEVQVPEMFRKAEPVNLFRSLVLQRELYAATVGHFHEMLRNAPVLLREYTSHSSNGAPHHRPDASL is encoded by the coding sequence ATGCAGGGGGCCGTTGCACGAGTGTGTATGGTGGTGGCCGCCGCCATACTAAACCACCCGTTGCGCTTTCCTCAAGAGAACGCCACGCTCGCGGAGCAGGACGAGGAGCTGGTGGCTCGTATGCGGCAGCATGAGGAGCGGCTGAAAATGGAGCAGGCGAGGTTTGAGGAAGAGCTCTCGCGGCCGGAGGAAGAGCCGGAAGAAACCCGCTCGGAGGAAGGTTCTAGTTGGTACTTTTGGAGCGCTGTGTCTGTCGTTCTCTTCTTCGCCATCGAGGTGTCCCGGTCGCAGGGTGGTGCCGACGCCGCAATCCGGCCAGTTGAGGACGACGACGTGTTTTCCGAGGGCGGATCCGTCACCGCCGGGACGGTGGTGCTGGATAAAGACGCCCTGAGCAACTTCTGCGACGACTGCGCCTCCGCGTCGGCGCGTGAAAACTGGAGGGTGAGGGGGTTCGTCGAGGGTTTTGCCGACGACCTGTTGGAATCGCTCCGGAGCGTGTGCGACCGGTGGGCGGACATGGAAGTCGGCGACTTCGTCGGCGTCGGGAGCATGTTCGAGTCGTGGAAGGTGTGCAAGCCGCTGATGTGCGACCTCATCGTGCCGCTCTCGCCTCCGGAGCCGTACTCCTTCCGGTTCCACCTGTGGTGCGGCCCCTCCGGCGACATGCCTCCGGACATGCAGGGCTGCGGCAGGATCAAAGTGACCCGTGAGCGCGAGCGGGGCTGCCTCTGCGGCGCCGCGGACCTGGGAGACGACGTGCTCTGCCTGTTGCACGGCACGGACGAGCCGCTCGGAGACGAGCCGCTGTGCGCCGGGAACACGCGCTTCTTGGCCAAAGATCAAGTCATGAAGTGGTTTCAGATCTCGGTGACCAGAGCGTGGGCACGCATCTCTTACAAATACGACTTTGAGCTCAATTTCCGCAACCTGGATGCCGCCGGCGCTCTGAAGATCCGATTCCGTTCGGGCAAAGTGGTCGTGCTGAACGTCATACCGGCGGTTCGGCTGGAGGACACGGACGCTTACTTCGTGTTGCGCTTCCCGTCGGACAGCGACGGCGCTCCTGACCCATGCTGGCCCCTCTCTTTCGCCGTCTACGAGAGGAATTTGCTGAAGCATTTCTCGAAGCGCCTGCCGCAAAACTCCTGTCATTTGCACTGCCTTCGGATTGTGACTTTCCTCCACAGAAAGCAGACGGAGCTCACGGGGAAAAGCGGCCTCACGAACTACCACGTGAAGACCGCGCTGTTGCACTTGCTGATGACCGAAGGGGCGTCGGCGTGGAGCATCGGGAGCACGGAGCGCAGGCTTCGGGACGTGCTCGGCTTCTTGCAGAGGAGCCTACACGAGAAGAGACTTCACCACGCTCTGATCGGGAACAGGAACGTGCCGGAGGAAGTCCAGGTCCCCGAGATGTTTCGCAAGGCAGAGCCCGTCAACCTGTTCCGGTCTCTGGTGCTGCAGAGGGAACTTTATGCAGCGACCGTCGGGCATTTCCACGAGATGTTGAGAAACGCTCCCGTGCTCCTACGAGAGTACACGTCGCACTCATCCAACGGCGCTCCGCACCACAGGCCGGACGCAAGCTTGTGA
- the LOC130206994 gene encoding glutathione S-transferase omega-1-like isoform X2, giving the protein MRFCPFAQRARLVLNAKGIKHEVINIDLKDKPEWFFEMNPLGLVPTMETLAGELIYESPIICDYLDEFYPEKKLLPSSPFGKAQQKMTLEHFSKIVPLFYKIAMGRKSNEDVSGQEAELKNKLSKLNEDLVNKNTKFFGGDSITMIDYMMWPWFERLESFQLEQCLDGTPDLTKWAELMLEDEAVKATMHSVDTHRAFQKTYAEGKPNYDYGL; this is encoded by the exons ATGAGATTCTGTCCCTTCGCCCAGAGGGCCAGATTAGTGCTGAACGCCAAAGGGATCAA acatgaggtcatcaacATCGACCTGAAAGACAAGCCTGAGTGGTTCTTTGAGATGAATCCTCTTGGACTTGTCCCAACAATGGAGACACTTGCTGGTGAGCTGATATACGAGTCTCCCATCATCTGTGACTACCTGGACGAATTTTACCCCGAGAAGAAgctgcttccctcctctcctttcggAAAAGCTCAGCAGAAGATGACACTGGAGCATTTTTCGAAG ATTGTACCACTCTTTTACAAGATTGCAATGGGGAGAAAGAGCAACGAGGACGTCTCGGGACAGGAAGCTGAACTGAAAAATAAGTTGTCCAAATTAAACGAG GACCTGGTTAACAAGAACACCAAGTTCTTCGGCGGGGATTCCATCACGATGATCGACTACATGATGTGGCCATGGTTTGAGAGGCTGGAGAGCTTTCAGCTGGAACA ATGCCTTGACGGCACACCCGATCTGACGAAGTGGGCGGAGCTAATGTTGGAGGACGAGGCTGTCAAAGCCACAATGCACAGTGTGGACACCCACAGGGCCTTCCAAAAGACCTACGCGGAGGGGAAACCCAACTACGACTACGGCCTGTAG
- the LOC130206994 gene encoding glutathione S-transferase omega-1-like isoform X1 → MSAAKCFSKGSAEPGPVPSGHIRLYSMRFCPFAQRARLVLNAKGIKHEVINIDLKDKPEWFFEMNPLGLVPTMETLAGELIYESPIICDYLDEFYPEKKLLPSSPFGKAQQKMTLEHFSKIVPLFYKIAMGRKSNEDVSGQEAELKNKLSKLNEDLVNKNTKFFGGDSITMIDYMMWPWFERLESFQLEQCLDGTPDLTKWAELMLEDEAVKATMHSVDTHRAFQKTYAEGKPNYDYGL, encoded by the exons GAAGTGCTGAACCCGGTCCAGTCCCCAGCGGCCACATCCGACTTTACAGCATGAGATTCTGTCCCTTCGCCCAGAGGGCCAGATTAGTGCTGAACGCCAAAGGGATCAA acatgaggtcatcaacATCGACCTGAAAGACAAGCCTGAGTGGTTCTTTGAGATGAATCCTCTTGGACTTGTCCCAACAATGGAGACACTTGCTGGTGAGCTGATATACGAGTCTCCCATCATCTGTGACTACCTGGACGAATTTTACCCCGAGAAGAAgctgcttccctcctctcctttcggAAAAGCTCAGCAGAAGATGACACTGGAGCATTTTTCGAAG ATTGTACCACTCTTTTACAAGATTGCAATGGGGAGAAAGAGCAACGAGGACGTCTCGGGACAGGAAGCTGAACTGAAAAATAAGTTGTCCAAATTAAACGAG GACCTGGTTAACAAGAACACCAAGTTCTTCGGCGGGGATTCCATCACGATGATCGACTACATGATGTGGCCATGGTTTGAGAGGCTGGAGAGCTTTCAGCTGGAACA ATGCCTTGACGGCACACCCGATCTGACGAAGTGGGCGGAGCTAATGTTGGAGGACGAGGCTGTCAAAGCCACAATGCACAGTGTGGACACCCACAGGGCCTTCCAAAAGACCTACGCGGAGGGGAAACCCAACTACGACTACGGCCTGTAG
- the fas gene encoding tumor necrosis factor receptor superfamily member 23 — protein sequence MAAASTTLPVWRTFCVLVPLLVHAAPTVAEGNGSLPCVDGTYEHGGRICCLCGAGQHVKEHCTTSQPYGVCEHCAANTYSSLPNSLDSCEPCTSCSQPNANLEVKRPCSSASDATCRCKKDHYCSSGTETCRICNPCKECPDGIKVACTSNNNTVCNEKVEGVHNIGVILGIVAISVIGLGLLAFYFIRKCWKKRNRDPAQPSSADPEMQPLAAPVVDLQPHLSDIAETIGWRDMHVVALKSRIESAIIESCRLDHPNDSQEQTLRLLQIWVESQGNEASRILIESLQNSNRRAKAEKVIAILSRS from the exons ATGGCAGCCGCTTCGACCACGCTTCCTGTGTGGCGTACTTTCTGTGTGTTGGTCCCCCTCCTCGTCCACGC cgcccctaCAGTCGCGGAGGGGAACGGCAGCCTTCCGTGTGTGGATGGGACGTACGAGCATGGCGGAAGGATCTGCTGTCTGTGTGGCGCCG GTCAGCACGTGAAGGAGCACTGCACGACGAGTCAACCATACGGGGTATGCGAACACTGCGCCGCGAACACTTACAGCAGTCTGCCTAATAGCCTGGACTCCTGTGAGCCATGCACATCCTGCTCACAACCGAACG CCAATCTAGAGGTGAAGCGACCCTGTAGCTCTGCCAGTGATGCAACGTGCCGATGTAAAAAGGACCACTACTGCAGCAGTGGCACAGAAACATGTAGAATCTGCAATCCCTGTAAAGA gtGTCCGGATGGCATCAAAGTAGCCTGTACATCCAACAATAACACAGTCTGCAATGAAAAAGTTGAAG GGGTACATAACATTGGGGTAATACTGGGCATTGTGGCAATATCAGTCATTGGACTGGGTCTTCTTGCATTTTATTTCATAAGGAAATGCTGGA AGAAGAGAAACCGGGACCCAGCCCAACCGAGCTCTGCTGATCCG GAGATGCAGCCTCTTGCAG CTCCAGTTGTTGATCTCCAGCCTCACCTGTCTGACATTGCAGAAACGATTGGATGGAGGGATATGCATGTTGTAGCATTGAAAAGCCGTATAGAAAGCGCCATTATCGAGTCTTGTCGACTGGACCACCCGAACGACAGTCAGGAGCAGACTTTGCGACTACTCCAGATCTGGGTGGAGAGCCAGGGAAATGAGGCCTCCAGGATCTTGATCGAAAGCCTTCAAAATAGTAACAGAAGGGCCAAAGCAGAGAAGGTGATAGCTATATTGTCTAGATCATAA